A stretch of DNA from Solea solea chromosome 11, fSolSol10.1, whole genome shotgun sequence:
actgacactctcgtcagctgcgctgtttcagactaaaaccacacccccagaatgtggactgtgttgtgattggccagccaacgagagctttcccactgtcctgtgattggccaggcaCCCGGAAATGAAATAATAGATAgtccagctctcagatacacagctccccctctggcccggtggatgctctgcatctcagcagctacaacgagagtagttcttcttcttctgcggttgaatgtacgctaccggatgtgcccggactaatgccgcaccaggaggcgctacggtggtgagaggagtggtgaggatttctgatgacgacatcaaattaaggaagtgtcgatccgcttcgcagagcccaggaaaacaatacaacactattttctcagcagtggctgaactgtttgttctgaaactttagggtttcataagtaggtaatgacgcagatacacacacaaacgcagcgttaattggagcttccggtctatgtgggctttaaatcCAATCTCACACtcggggtcaatttagagtgtccaatttgccaaatctgcatatttttggactggagaacctggagaaaccccACACACATGCCTTGTTCtgacccgggtcttcttgctgcaaaggcaaggctgctaaccactacaccaacaaaGTGCCCCATTAAATCTGATCTTAATTCAGCTAACTATAGACCtggatataaataaacacaacagatgAGCATGTTTCTCTTCACTTTACTGTTCTGTTAGGACATGCAGGCAGAAAACCCATCTGTTCATTTAGATAAACTCCGTAAACGCATATATATTAAGTCAACACACTGTAACAGGATGAACACATCAGCTAAGAGGAAGCCtcacactttttaaatgttaaccaCATTTCTtactgtgtaaaaataaaagcagcagctaaataaatacattaaataacagTTCACAGTTGTTCAGTCCAAACTCATGTCTTCATCGTCGTCTTTCTTGTCTTTGGAGTCTCCGTCCTGGTCCGACTTGGTCTCCGTCTCCATGGCTTTGGCAAAAGCCTCCacatctgcagagacaaaaGTCCAGAGATTCATGACTTGGTGATTTACTCTATCAACTAATCTCTAAGGATAAGACTTGATATTTTTCTCAAACAAATCCAAAGGAAGAGCCAGCCACATCACAGTTAACATTCCCTTTTCTCTTGGTAAATTAAAATCTTGTAACTGTAGATTacaaaagagggggaaaaaagatctAATGTTCTCGCAATAAAACGGTTGCACAGTGCGTCTTTTGATGCGAGTGAAACACTGACCTCCTTTGTTGGCAGCATCCACGGCCTCTGCAGGCAAACCAAACTGGTTCATTAAAGGTCCTAACTGCCCAGACGCCAGAGCGCTGCTGAACATGCTCATGGCCTGCAGACAGAGACAATAAATACTGAGAGGAAGGAAATCTACCACAGCACAACAGTGTTAAATACCAACACAACACGGCCTCGCTGTGAGCAGAAAACTGTATCTCACACTTTACACGATATCTTTAAAATTCACTCAAGGACGGAAACAGGCTTTACGTCAAAAATCTGTACGTGATTGGAAATAAGAGCCACAAGTAATTTCTAGATTTATTACATGAACACACTGAAACTAAAGACAACAGTTTGACCTTTATTCTTACTGTTGAACAAACTATTAACCGTATATTAGCGTGATGTGGTAAATGGAAAGTAAGGCTACAGTTCTCTCCCCCCCCTATTTTTAATTGATGCTGGGTGACGTGCTCTTTGGAAATCACAGAGGAGTGTGAACACGTCACCTGCTGGAACTGAGGTGAGCTGAGTGTGTTGTGCAGCTCCTCTGAGCTCTGAAGCAGCGACTCTCCAGAGGGGAGGTAGGGCATCAGTCTCTGCTGCACCTCGGGGTTGGCCAGGATTGGAGCCATGATCTCAGGCGTCAGGACGCTGGCGAGGTCCACTACAAAACCAACAAACACTGGTTAgtctgaataaaaacacatcctgcattctttctttttaaccTATAACCAGGACCAGGCTAAAAACCAGGGGGGACCGAGCCGTCGCTGTGGCAGCCCCCAGACTCTGGAACTCCCTCCCCCTACACATCCGGGCGGCCCagtctttaaatatttttaaatcccAGTTAAAGACCCACCTTTTTTCCCTTGCCTTTGACTagtgtctttttaaattgtctAACTCAGTCTTCGTCTTTAaacccttttcttttattttttgtctttttttaaagcgcCTGAAAGTGTCCcttagttactttttaaattgtctAAATCAGTCTTTGTTCTTtaacccttttcttttcttttctttaagtctttttgtATTTAGCACTTAAGCACtttctgtgaagcactttggttgCGGCTCAGCCGTTTGtatatgtgctatataaataaaatttgacttgacttgactataGTTAAAAAAACTCCCTGTCTTCTAGTTTAAGCTTAGTGGTGTGACTCGTATCCAATTGTTTTTCAAACTggttttcaaatcagatttgtgtcacttcagtatgtGGTCCTAGATCAGATCTATACCTGATATGTGGCCATGCACCATAAGTGAGAATGGTCATTTTATCAGAATCCATGCGACTTTCTGCCTGAATGCATGTGCTGAGCATTAACGTCATCGTCCTGCACTGTAGCAGTGCAGTGGAGGAGAGTGTTGTCCTCTAAGTCTCACCCCCAAATTAGCTGTGATAGCTTCAGTTTCTGAGTTTCCCCTCTGGAGGATCAATAATGGAACATCTTATCTTACATATTTCCCACTTCAACACCATGAGGTCTTACCAGAACCAGTCACATGATGACAGCTTTAACCTCTTTTATGACCATCATGACATTCAGGTCTggatttatttggattttatggctgtaggattgtgtgtaaaaaatgtttcaatgagtgagtgcttctgcccgtatgtccaagataactttcactttcgatatctggcagttattccaGGAATAACAGTAACaggaattacagtactgagaagctgacgtcacaaacgcgTGACACACTGGTGagtcttgtctgtgattggacggtcgttctgCAGAATGTACACTTGTATgcgcgcaaagctctatttctctgcttccctctgctttgaattttctagataatACAAATCGTCTTGGAGTTATGGTAATGACAAGTACACATGAGGGTTAAAAGAAGGGTTAATAACGTTCCTACTTTCTCTCAGCGTCTACCTGCTTTAGTTGTTTTCCCCATGTCACACTGCAGGCAGAGCGATGGTGATAAATTGTGTTAATGAAGCATCGGAGTGGACGCAGTGTTGCCTCATGTAGTGTGACACTGTAAAACTAAATCTAACCAGTGACAGTTTGCATTGTTTGCAGTGGGTTTCCCGCTTCTGCAATAAACTCAATTTATTATGTGAACATTACGCATCGTATTAAAGAAACGGTTGTGTTTAATGATGTGGTGCGTAATTAGTTGACATTGCGCTAATTAGTATGCCCATTATGCATTTCTCCCTGGAGAGCTAAtttgagatttttttgttttatatcagcTCTGAGGAGAAATGGCTGTCGGTGTGACTGAAGCCGGGCTCACCTCCTTGGCTGCTGGCCGGCACGTTCATGGTGGCCAGGATGCTCTGCAGGTCTCTCAGCTGGATGGGCTGTGTGGGGTTTGGTGTCCCCGCTGTCAGAGACGTCACGGCAGGAGTGGAGGGGGTGGTGGCTGTGGGTGAGGCTGCCGAGGTGGCAGAGGGAGTGATGGGTGTGGTGGGCACCTGGGAGGAGCCGAGGCGGCTGGCAGCAGAGGTCGAGGTGGGGGTGACGGCTGTGGACGGGCTgaggaagaaaaagacagaTCCATTGTGTCTGAGGTGATTGAGGCTGTGTGAGCACGGAGCAGAAAGGCTGGAAGTACTTTTTTAAAGGTAAAACATTATTGCTGATATAAGTAAAACGTGTATAACAGCAAACTTCAGCTTTACTGCAATCCCAGTTGAGAACATTGCAGGGATGCggttgacagaaaaaaaatatagatacTGCACTTTTATACAAGTTCAAAAAGTGTTCATGCAGTTTTATTTCTACAAGCACAAATCTATTTGGTTAATTTTCACATATCAGCAACAGGCGGTGATTTAAAGTGAGAGTGTGTCTGCTTtccagcagcagtggagaattATCACAGGACAAGAAGAGGCCACAATATCAGACCATTACATTTTCTCTGCGTTAAATAACCACCGACAAACATTAAATATCCTTGCAAATATTTCATAGCAGCGTCCTGTTTTCCATGTTTGACGTATACCTCGAAATGATGAtgagaaatataatataaaacaaacaggCTGTGAAAACATGAGGTGCAAAGCCACTATCTGTGAATATTTACagttacacatttatatttgacTGGATTAAACGTGAGAGACCTTGTTGAAGAGTTGCTGGCTGCAGgaatgctgctgctactgctgctgctgctgctgctgcccaggAGGTTGGCCAGGCCTGGACCGGCCAGCGTGCCGAGGCCACCTGATGATGGTCAGAGAGCAGGAAAACGTGAGCCAACAACATAGTTTTCACTTAAGAGCAAATATATCACAACAGTTCTACGTACCAATGCCGCCCAGTCCAGTTGGTCCAATGAGCTGCATGAGCTGGTTGTGGCTCATGTTACCCAGAAGGCTTTGCAGACCACCCTCCCCTTTACATGAAAAACAGAACACGTGACAGCCCAGAGTAAGAatttattttgtgatattttttaacTATGACCGGGTTTAAGTATGAGCAGCGTTACCTCCCAGAGCAGACAGATCGTGTCCTCCACTGCTGCCGCTACCGAGAGCACCAGGCATCGGCGGGTTGTTCAGATACTCGTTCACTTTGCGGCAGAACTCCTCATCTTTGTCACTCTTTGGCTCCTAAGATCAgggaaaaaagcagaaaatggAGTGAGGCATCTATCGCTGGGAAATTGCAAATGTTTGATACAGTACCAACATTGATATCTTTAGCATTTATCTTGTAGTTGAATGTGAAGAAACTCACTGTTCTCATAtttctatattatatattcattgaaaattagggatgggaattggtaTCGGTCACATACAGTCTGGATCGGATATCACACAGATAACAATGTAAATACGATACAATCccaaaatcctatatatcgcatgcttgactatgcacagactgtaaataagtaaataaaaatcagcaaaagcattttagctgagtcatgttggtgttgtttatctcttctttttgggagaacaatatttgttccacagttggagaattatgtctttgaaatgactcagcacaaatgtgttgttaaccgCTTCATGGTTCATAAATTgtctaaattgactgtatgACTTTGGTTTGGCAcacaaaagttaaaaatgttccCGCctctacacacactcacatactaTTGTTAAACACCATACTgtatttctcttcttcttcttctaacgAGCTCCATCTTTGTCGTAACTTCCTGCACAGGTTCATTAGCTCAACTACTTAACCCAACAGTCTAATTACATGGCAGCTATCGATGCATTtaggcttgtgtgtgtggtcaagacgacctgctgaagttcaaacggAGCACCAAAATGGAGAGGAAACATGGCACGGTTGATGGTCTGAGTCACTGATTTAGAACCTGCTGGTTTACTGGgagtttcacacacacgcaatcATGTCTAGAGTTAACAAAGAATGgtcagaaaaagagaaaatactcagtgagcagcagttctccaagtgaaaatgtcttattgatgctagaggtcagaggagaatgaccagactggcagcaacagcagtaactCAGATAACCAGCCGTGACAACCAAGGTTTGCAGAAGAtcatctctgaatgcacaacatgTCAGACCTTGAAGCAGTTGGTGCCACTCCTGACACTTTATATGTCATATGTACTTAACACAGTGGCCAGTGAATATATAATGAATACAGATAATGCTGCTTACCTGCATCCAGAAGAAGAGTCTTTTGGAACCAGCTTTGAACTTCAGCACATAAACTCGTCCAGTGGTGCACTGGTTCACACGCTTGAACTCGCAGTCATCAGGGAAGATGATCAGGTCCTAaattaaggagaaaaaaaaaaaaaggtggctATTAAGATTAAAGAGGTCAAACGCAGATCAGCGAGTTCACTGTGGAGACAGTGTCACTGACATCATCCACGTTCCCAGTCGTCCGATCCTTCCAGCAGAAGTGGATGAGGGAGTCGTCCGTCTGCTGGATGTAGACCTGACCTTTACGTTTGTCGGGGGTGACCGTGCTGCCCTTCATGGTCATCTTACCCGCCCGAAACTCCACCAGATACTTGCTGGACGAGCCGCGAGACCCAGACACCATGCTGGGGAACAAAGCTCCAGAGGCCATGATAAAGATGAGGTACACACAGCTGCAGGGACAGACAGGAGGAAGACACCAGGTTTAATacttaacacaaacacataatattTACAGTGATAGAATAATACATCTCATTTGgataatatcacattttaagtGGATTATTCGTGCTGCAGGGGTGGAGATAAAGATCGAATCCCAATATATAATTTTCTCTAGTAGAACCGTGATATTTCTACTAGCttgttgaagaagaaaaaagtggcAGTTGTCAGTTTACCTTTAAAAGTATCTAAAGTTCTGTTTTGCAGTGTTTTCTGCAAGTCGTGGGTTATTGTCTCAAGAAATATATCGTTCAAGTTGGCTGAAATAGAAGAAAAATTCCATTTATTGATATGATTGAATTACAACACTTgcaaaatctaaataaatccgaACCACAATACAAAATGAATTGTAACCAGGTATCATGATACAATTGAATACACAATTCAGACTTAATTTTCATCTTAAATTGAATTGTTTCTTTACTCTCATATTTCTTTGATACGATACTCAATTTCCAGGTCAGTCTGTGTCAATCTCGTGCTTTAAAAGTTATCAAAGGCACTCAACAGCTAAAGACCAGCTGAGAAAGCAGtagacaaaaaacaacttaacatTTTAATCCTGGTAATTATCCTGTGACTCTGCCAAGGTTGAGGACATTCATAAACAAAGAGCCTCTGAGCTCAGACACgtaatttaaaaaggaaaagacaaaaacacaaaatgatattCGTAGTCACTTAACTGTTTAACCTCTGATTCAGTGctgtcctttgtgtgtgtgtgtgtgtagttctgTGGTTTGCCTTATCAGTGATCCATCAGTGTTTACACCTTCAGTAAATGGATGGAGATGTGTGTGATGGCCCCCAAAATACTTTATACACTACGTCTTCTTGGTCTACTCATTTCTAGACAGGCTGTACATTGAGTGGTGTAATGCTGCCCATGCAGTTAAAAGTTCTTTATTCCAGGTGTTTCTCTACTCTCTACACAGAACACTGACATCATAGGCCTGATTGTAATGATGCTGCAGCTCATGATCTTTGAACTTCCTCCACTAAGTTCAGGCAGGCTAAGTGTTGCAATATTGCCCTCCACGGTTTCTGAAGTCCCCAGTCCCATTGTGAAGTCTGAAATCACAGTTCTAAGTTATTTAATACAGATCAAAGTTGCCTTTCATTCTCATCCTTATTATTTCCCTGTTTATGCAGATATAGTACTGTGCTAAAGAAAGTCTTAGACTACCACCTACCTATT
This window harbors:
- the LOC131468421 gene encoding proteasomal ubiquitin receptor ADRM1-like, translated to MASGALFPSMVSGSRGSSSKYLVEFRAGKMTMKGSTVTPDKRKGQVYIQQTDDSLIHFCWKDRTTGNVDDDLIIFPDDCEFKRVNQCTTGRVYVLKFKAGSKRLFFWMQEPKSDKDEEFCRKVNEYLNNPPMPGALGSGSSGGHDLSALGGEGGLQSLLGNMSHNQLMQLIGPTGLGGIGGLGTLAGPGLANLLGSSSSSSSSSSIPAASNSSTSPSTAVTPTSTSAASRLGSSQVPTTPITPSATSAASPTATTPSTPAVTSLTAGTPNPTQPIQLRDLQSILATMNVPASSQGVDLASVLTPEIMAPILANPEVQQRLMPYLPSGESLLQSSEELHNTLSSPQFQQAMSMFSSALASGQLGPLMNQFGLPAEAVDAANKGDVEAFAKAMETETKSDQDGDSKDKKDDDEDMSLD